A region of Pyxidicoccus parkwaysis DNA encodes the following proteins:
- a CDS encoding NADPH:quinone oxidoreductase family protein, translated as MRALQLQRLDGPDGLQLVDIPEPESDDQVLIDVVAAGASFPDLLLTRGQYQMKPALPFIPGVEVAGVVRKAPANATVKPGQRVMAFSFGLGGFAEVAAIPPEMVFRIPERWSFEQAAGVVMNYHTAHFALHRRGRVKAGEAVLIHGAAGGVGTASIQVARGAGARVLAVVSDERKAEVARKAGAHEVLLSTGDWLAQVREKTGGLGANIVLDPVGGDIFDKSLKCLAPEGRLLVVGFAGGRIPEVQVNRLLLRNIDVVGVAWGGFLLHEPSLTPTIAKDLEAMADQGVLEPVVGSVFPLEQGAQALRELESRKATGKVVLRMK; from the coding sequence ATGCGCGCACTGCAACTGCAACGGCTGGACGGGCCGGACGGACTCCAGCTCGTGGACATCCCCGAGCCCGAGTCGGATGACCAGGTGCTCATCGACGTGGTGGCGGCGGGAGCGAGCTTCCCGGACCTGCTGCTCACCCGCGGGCAGTACCAGATGAAGCCCGCGCTGCCCTTCATCCCGGGCGTGGAGGTGGCGGGCGTGGTGCGCAAGGCGCCGGCCAACGCGACGGTGAAGCCGGGCCAGCGGGTGATGGCGTTCAGCTTCGGGCTGGGCGGCTTCGCCGAGGTGGCGGCGATTCCGCCGGAGATGGTGTTCCGCATCCCCGAGCGCTGGAGCTTCGAGCAGGCGGCGGGCGTGGTGATGAACTACCACACGGCCCACTTCGCGCTGCACCGGCGCGGCCGGGTGAAGGCGGGCGAGGCGGTGCTGATTCACGGCGCGGCGGGCGGCGTGGGGACGGCGTCGATTCAGGTGGCCCGTGGCGCAGGCGCGCGCGTGCTCGCCGTGGTGAGTGACGAGCGCAAGGCCGAGGTGGCGCGCAAGGCCGGCGCGCACGAGGTGCTGCTGTCCACCGGTGACTGGCTGGCGCAGGTGCGCGAGAAGACGGGCGGCCTGGGGGCCAACATCGTGCTGGACCCGGTGGGTGGCGACATCTTCGACAAGAGCCTCAAGTGCCTCGCGCCCGAGGGACGGCTGCTGGTGGTGGGCTTCGCGGGCGGCCGCATCCCCGAGGTGCAGGTGAACCGGCTGCTCCTGCGCAACATCGACGTGGTGGGCGTGGCGTGGGGCGGCTTCCTCCTGCACGAGCCGTCGCTGACGCCCACCATCGCCAAGGACCTGGAGGCCATGGCGGACCAGGGTGTGCTCGAGCCGGTGGTGGGTAGCGTCTTCCCGCTGGAGCAGGGCGCCCAGGCGCTGCGCGAGCTGGAGTCCCGGAAGGCGACGGGCAAGGTCGTGCTGCGGATGAAGTGA